In Aedes albopictus strain Foshan chromosome 3, AalbF5, whole genome shotgun sequence, the genomic window CCCTTCCCATATCGCGGGCTTCCGCTTTCCATAGCACAACCATTGAAGCCATACGCTATCCCCGTCAGCTCTGCCATCATACAGTTCAGCATCGGCGTGAACTACACTATCGATCACCGAAGAGAcgcataacaactacagaagaAAATCCCGTTGACTTTGACAACCGCGAAATCCTTGTTAGATGTTGACATCAACTCCTGTACCCGCCATCCGAATTGCCGTCATTTCTAAAGCTGGAGCCACAATGCTGCGTCGACTTCGACTTCGACTTCAGCATTAACGGATCCGTCAATGTACTAAAAACGCAGACGGATGCGTTGACGCAAACACTGCCCACAATGCTGCGTTGCGTTGTGCGTTTGTTTACATTGGTGATGGAATTTAATCGCGCATAAGGAATCTCAACGAAATCAATATTGGAATTAGATTTCTGCAGCCGTACTGCAtaaatcattgcaggaatttgGAATTTAATGCCGGAATTCGCAGCGGCTGCTGGTGTGCTCAATAAAAACATGGATTATTTGCGGAAACagtgaaatttcatcaggaaaccGATCACCATTTGTGTGGTTATTCGTGAACTTTTCTGTGGCCAGCGGCAGTGATTGTAGGAAGCAACTCGTTCTGGAATGATTCCGGCAGAAACATTTCATGGGCTTTTCATAACGGGAaacccttctgagattcctttagtagGAATTCCCTGTTTTGGATTtcatgatttttccagaaattacattCCTCCGGAAGACGCTTCGCAAAGCAAGAGTTGGGAGAAACGTGATCAATGAGGTGCATTTTGAATTCATAGTTTTTTGCAGACATTCCCGGAACTCAAGGAGATCCTCCTGGTTCAGGATCAGaagtttttttgggaatttttccaataCTTCTTAGGGAATTTTTTTTATAGGTTGCATCAAAAGTTCTTCTTTGagatctttcaggattttttcaaaggttttccGGGAATGTATTCCGTAGTTCCTTCAACAATAATTGTTAATTATTTATTATGAATTCAAAGGGTTCTTAATAATCTCCTCATGGTTTTCATCgttaaattctccagaagtttaatAGAGAATCACACTAGgaaatcctgtggaaattcctgcaaaatattcattgtgattttttttttcataatgaattcctccagaagtttcatcgataattccttcagggattccattgaaaattactccaggagtattGGTAGTcccattcggaattcctccattaattccttcaggaattcttcaaggagtttgttcatgaatttctccagcagttcttacGAAGTTTCCTGAAGTGTTTTAGAGTTTTCTTTTTCAAATGTTTCTTTGGGAGTTTCTCCAGTAGTAACTTTAACAATTACTCCAGAATTAGCTTGTAATGccctcaggagtttcttcgggaattctttcaattgttctaccggagatttctccaagaaatacgCTACAAGAGTTCCATTtggaatttatcttggaatttcatagGGAATCCTGCAAGTGTTccaccggcaattcctccaggaattctatcgttaattgctgcaggagatttttCGGGGACCCGCCTagcaattcctaggaaatatgTTAGGAGGTCCACTAGTAGTTCCTCCTGGATATCCCGAATAGCAttcgggattactccagaaagatCCATCGGGAGTTTCTTTAGAAGTCCTTACAGAAGGTTCAACATGTCTTTAGGATAATTCTTTGGTAGTGGTAGGAGAGCATTGGATTGTGGCAATACTTCTGTCCAGTTTGCCAGAGACGTACAATCCGTTAATCACTGCATTGGAAGGTCGATCTGAAGAAGAATTGAAGCTGGAGTATGTTAAGGGCAAACTACTGGACGAATGGCGGAGGCGTTGCGAGTTTAATGATGACGGAGTCTTTCATCATGACACCGCACTCAGAGCAGCGAAACAGCAAGTAACAAGGCCTGGGTATTGGAAACGCGAATGTTATTATTGTCATGAAGAAGGACATATTCGTCGGTATTGTCCACAACTGGCAGGTATCAGGCAAACTGATGAAGACGGTCAAAGGATGGAAAGTGTGGAGCCACACGTTACCGCAAGCAGTTCGAGGGGAAGTGGCTCACGTAATGTGTGTTTCACAACGACGGCGAAAGAAAGTATTGGAACGGAAGGATGGCTGATTGACAGTGGCAGTTCGATGCACATGACAGGAACTATTGAACAACTCAAGGATGTAGTACCGTGTAAGAAAGGCGTTTTCTTGGCTGATGGGAAGATGGTGTCGGTTAGAGCTACCGGAACCTGTGAATTTACGAAACGAGGCGTGACAGGCGAGAAAATCGACGTGAAGTTGAAAAACGTTTTCTATGTGCCCGGACTTGCAGCGAACGTGATCTCGGTGAGCCGCATGGTTGATGCGGGATACGACATTTCTTTCGGACATGAACGTTGCACGATTCTGGATGGAGTTCAAGCTGTTTTTGTTGGCGAACGACGAGGAGAAGGATACTGGATTCAGGAGGAGCTATAAGTAGTTGTGATTCAGGAGGAGTAAGGTAGTTTTGGCGGCGAGGTGTTGACAcaaaggaggagtgttggagattGGTTAGTGTCCAACCCCTCGCAGATACGCAAATAAAAAGAGATAGGTGTCTGACCCTTCGAAGGTTGGAATGTCATCTTTCACCGCAGTGTGTTTTGCTCGTTTGAGGTTGTTGGTTGTGTTGTGTACGCAAGTTTGTTTATTAGGTTAAAGTCGTTGAAATACATTAAATTTAAGTTTCACACGAAACGGTTTGAGTTGTACTTCTTCTCGTAACGCAAGTCCCTGTGTTGGTGCTCTGCTAGTAGTTGCAGTTTCCAACAGTAGTtccctcaagaaattttgaaggagctCTTATTGGTTTtttgagtttcttcgggaatttatttagtAGCTCCTTCAGAAGTTGATTTGACGAAGAATGCTgctagggtacccgggtacccaagaAGCTGAAATGATCATTACTCCGTgagttttcaaaatttttgattcattcaactcacaaactcattatATATTGAGATAATatttggaccggtccgatcaacGTGGGTGCCGGAAAATCCTGATTTTTgggtccatgtttttatacaaaacaatgtTCGGGATTTACGGTAGTATCTAGTATCTGACCAGCCTGGGATCATACAACGTGTTGACTGTGAAGCTACGATTTCGgatcaggcttcccgtggggccatggtaaATTGACAGCATCCAAGACTCAACAATGTGTGCTTCAATATGGTATATAAAGACATGCtcctgaaaatccggattttttcaggagtattTTTGGGAACCATTTCAGAAGTTCATGagttctttgggaaatttcttcaggagtttgctTCAGAACTTCTTGAGTAGTTACTTTAGAAGTTTCTTATAAAAACCCCTTGATGTTCTTCCCAAgagttttttgggaattttacCAGAAGTTCCACCGAGAACTTTCACAGGAGTTCACTCGTGATTTCCGGCAAAAgtgttttttgagaattcttctaggattaatTTCGATAATCTCTGCAGGAGGTGAATTGGTAATTCCTCCGGAAGATAAATTGAGAATCTCTTTAGAGAATGgcaagttttttcaagaattttatttatgattcttctaggagctccatcgataatttcttcaagagttttattgaagattcctcaaggacttccttttttaattcttccaggaatcttgttgaaataaattcatcaaaaattactTTAGACACGGGGAATTCCCCGGAGATTGCCCCATGAAttcttccgtggattcctccaagaattcccccggggattcctccaagaattttctcggggattcatccaggaattcccccggggattcctccgggaattcccccggcgattcctccgggaatttccccgaggattccttcgggaactcctccgggaatctctttgaaataaattcatcaaaaatgtcttgAGACAcggggaattcccccggggattgctcctggaattccccagtggattgctccaggaattcttctagggatcccTCCGGTAATTCACACGgagattcctctgag contains:
- the LOC134290131 gene encoding uncharacterized protein LOC134290131, translating into MESVEPHVTASSSRGSGSRNVCFTTTAKESIGTEGWLIDSGSSMHMTGTIEQLKDVVPCKKGVFLADGKMVSVRATGTCEFTKRGVTGEKIDVKLKNVFYVPGLAANVISVSRMVDAGYDISFGHERCTILDGVQAVFVGERRGEGYWIQEEL